The Ignatzschineria rhizosphaerae genome contains a region encoding:
- a CDS encoding extracellular solute-binding protein has product MRIIRHLTMLVAFCGLLSLSLANEKTRELKIYNWSSYVDQALMDDFTAKTGIKVITDAVDSNEALLAKTLTGNSGYDIIVPSDFAVTYLMEADQLLKLDFNKMPNYHNLLPFALERLATFEGINDYAIPYFWGTTGIGYDAQKIHALLPEAPVDSYALVFDPKYAAKIAECGIYLLDSAVEMTPLINIYLGQDPESVDPQDLANVQKVLEDIRPYIKKFHSSEYISAIANGDACVAVGWSGDFFMAKESADDAGRSHDIQYSVPKEGSILWFDELVILKNAKNIDEAYEFINYMLDAKNSAKASNKTMAPTPNLAAFEYLDPKLKNNTMLFPPEESLKSVHIKRPYDLSGQKKLTRMWMRIKSGK; this is encoded by the coding sequence ATGCGTATCATTCGTCATTTAACGATGCTGGTCGCTTTTTGCGGATTATTATCACTCTCTTTAGCAAACGAGAAAACTCGGGAACTGAAAATTTATAACTGGAGCTCTTATGTCGATCAAGCGCTCATGGATGACTTTACAGCAAAAACCGGCATTAAAGTCATCACCGATGCCGTTGATAGCAATGAAGCCTTACTTGCAAAAACACTCACCGGTAACTCAGGATATGACATTATCGTTCCTTCTGATTTTGCTGTGACTTACCTCATGGAAGCGGATCAACTCTTAAAGCTCGATTTTAATAAAATGCCCAATTATCATAATCTATTGCCATTTGCGCTTGAGCGCTTAGCGACCTTTGAGGGGATTAATGATTATGCGATTCCCTACTTTTGGGGAACGACCGGCATTGGCTATGATGCTCAAAAAATCCATGCGCTTTTACCAGAGGCGCCCGTCGATTCTTATGCGCTCGTTTTTGATCCAAAATATGCTGCAAAAATTGCAGAATGTGGAATTTACTTACTCGATAGCGCCGTTGAAATGACGCCACTTATTAATATCTATTTAGGACAAGATCCTGAATCTGTCGATCCGCAAGATCTTGCTAATGTCCAAAAAGTTTTAGAAGATATTCGCCCCTACATCAAAAAATTCCACTCATCAGAATATATCAGTGCCATTGCTAATGGAGATGCTTGCGTTGCTGTTGGCTGGTCTGGAGATTTCTTTATGGCTAAAGAGAGCGCTGATGATGCCGGCCGATCACACGATATCCAATACAGTGTTCCTAAAGAGGGATCTATCCTCTGGTTTGATGAGCTTGTGATTTTAAAAAATGCTAAAAATATCGATGAAGCTTATGAGTTTATTAACTACATGTTAGATGCCAAAAATAGTGCTAAAGCTTCCAATAAGACAATGGCACCAACCCCAAACCTAGCGGCATTTGAGTATTTAGATCCTAAGCTAAAAAACAATACGATGCTCTTTCCACCTGAAGAATCTCTAAAAAGCGTACATATTAAACGCCCCTATGATCTCTCTGGTCAAAAGAAGCTCACACGGATGTGGATGAGAATTAAAAGTGGTAAATAA
- a CDS encoding integrase core domain-containing protein, whose amino-acid sequence MNIHRKTKLTPFHREEIWRLHHQEKFTVTYLAERFMVSRPTIYKVLKQGRLNLFVPLASKNERYRTIKYGIKRLAKIEKSIEEKLKKRAKRYNKNYPGEMVHVDTKRLPLLKGDLKNRTREYLFVGIDDFSRELYAGIYPDKSQFSAAEFLRWDLLEQCPYTVECTYSDNGREYKGTSEHAFVEMCLTHKINQKFTKPACPQTNGKAERVIRTLMEMWHNQEEFISSDDRKKKLKRFLNYYNTVKPHKGINGLTPYEVLENYFNTEV is encoded by the coding sequence ATGAATATCCATCGAAAAACAAAATTAACGCCGTTTCATCGAGAAGAGATTTGGCGATTACATCATCAAGAAAAATTTACCGTAACCTATCTAGCTGAGCGTTTTATGGTAAGCAGACCTACGATCTATAAAGTACTAAAACAAGGTAGATTGAACTTGTTTGTGCCATTAGCTAGTAAAAATGAACGTTATAGAACAATTAAGTATGGCATTAAACGTCTTGCAAAGATTGAAAAATCTATTGAAGAGAAACTTAAAAAGAGGGCTAAACGTTATAACAAAAACTATCCTGGCGAGATGGTCCATGTGGATACTAAACGGCTCCCTCTTTTAAAAGGAGATCTTAAAAATCGCACTAGAGAGTATTTATTTGTAGGAATTGATGATTTTTCAAGAGAACTTTATGCCGGTATTTATCCTGATAAATCACAGTTTAGTGCTGCTGAATTTCTTCGATGGGATCTGTTAGAACAGTGTCCCTATACTGTAGAATGCACCTATTCGGATAATGGGCGTGAGTATAAAGGTACATCAGAACATGCCTTTGTCGAAATGTGTCTAACACATAAGATTAATCAAAAGTTTACAAAGCCAGCTTGCCCTCAAACGAATGGAAAAGCAGAAAGAGTCATTCGAACACTCATGGAAATGTGGCATAATCAGGAAGAGTTTATCAGTTCAGATGATCGGAAAAAAAAGCTAAAACGATTTTTGAACTATTACAACACAGTAAAACCTCATAAGGGTATTAATGGTTTAACGCCTTATGAAGTTTTAGAAAATTATTTTAACACTGAAGTGTAA